The following proteins are co-located in the Larus michahellis chromosome 9, bLarMic1.1, whole genome shotgun sequence genome:
- the NONO gene encoding non-POU domain-containing octamer-binding protein isoform X2 codes for MQGNKGFNMEKQNHAPRKQHQHQQHPPPSVPANGQQANSQSESRARRGAPPGPAPDEGLTIDLKNFRKPGEKTFTQRSRLFVGNLPPDITEEEMRKLFEKYGKAGEVFIHKDKGFGFIRLETRTLAEIAKVELDNMPLRGKQLRVRFACHSASLTVRNLPQFVSNELLEEAFSVFGQVERAVVIVDDRGRSSGKGIVEFSGKPAARKALDRCSDGSFLLTTFPRPVTVEPMDQYDDEEGLPEKLVIKNQQYHKEREQPPRFAQPGSFEYEYAMRWKALIEMEKQQQEQVDRNIKEAREKLEMEMEAARHEHQVMLMRQDLMRRQEELRRMEELHNQEVQKRKQLELRQEEERRRREEEMRRQQEEMMRRQQEGFKGNFADAREPPDMRMGQMGMGGTIGMNNRGAMGGTNVPAAAPPATGPGAMIPDGAMGMTPPPPADRFGQGGAMEGLGAMGGNPPAFNRGNPGGDFGPNKRRRY; via the exons ATGCAGGGCAACAAGGGCTTCAACATGGAGAAGCAGAACCACGCTCCGCGGAAGCAGCACCAACACCAGCAGCACCCGCCGCCCTCCGTTCCCGCCAACGGGCAGCAGGCTAACAGCCAGAGTGAGTCCCGGGCCCGCCGCGGGGCCCCGCCCGGTCCCGCTCCGG ATGAAGGCCTGACTATTGACCTGAAGAATTTCCGGAAACCCGGTGAAAAGACCTTCACTCAAAGAAGCCGCCTGTTTGTGGGGAATCTGCCCCCAGATATTACAGAGGAAGAGATGAGAAAGTTATTTGAGAAGTATGGCAAGGCAGGTGAAGTCTTCATACACAAGGACAAAGGCTTCGGCTTTATCAGGCTG GAAACTCGCACTCTGGCAGAGATTGCAAAAGTGGAACTAGACAACATGCCTCTACGTGGGAAGCAGCTAAGAGTGCGTTTTGCATGCCACAGCGCATCGCTGACAGTCAGGAACCTGCCTCAGTTTGTGTCCAATGAGCTCCTGGAGGAAGCCTTCTCGGTGTTTGGCCAGGTGGAAAGGGCTGTGGTTATTGTGGATGACAGAGGCCGATCCTCTGGGAAAGGCATTGTGGAGTTCTCAGGGAAGCCTGCTGCTAGGAAAGCCCTGGATAGATGTAGTGATGGGTCTTTCCTGCTAACTAC attcCCTCGGCCTGTCACTGTGGAGCCCATGGATCAGTATGATGATGAAGAGGGACTACCAGAGAAACTAGTCATCAAAAACCAGCAATATCACAA GGAGCGTGAGCAGCCTCCTCGATTTGCACAGCCTGGCAGCTTTGAGTACGAATATGCCATGCGTTGGAAGGCTctaatagaaatggaaaagcagcagcaagaacaagTAGACCGCAACATCAAGGAAGCTCGAGAGAagctggaaatggaaatggaagcaGCTCGCCATGAGCACCAAGTTATGCTCATGCGGCAAG ATCTAATGAGACGCCAGGAAGAGCTGAGGAGAATGGAGGAATTGCATAACCAGGAAGTACAAAAACGTAAACAGTTGGAACTCAG GCAAGAGGAAGAGCGCAGGCGCCGTGAAGAGGAAAtgagaaggcagcaagaagagatGATGAGACGCCAGCAGGAAGGCTTCAAAGGGAATTTTGCTGATGCG AGGGAGCCACCAGACATGCGAATGGGACAGATGGGTATGGGAG gtacCATTGGCATGAACAATAGAGGAGCTATGGGTGGTACCAATGTCCCAGCTGCTGCACCTCCTGCAACTGGTCCTGGAGCTATGATACCTGACGGAGCCATGGGAATG
- the NONO gene encoding non-POU domain-containing octamer-binding protein isoform X4 gives MQGNKGFNMEKQNHAPRKQHQHQQHPPPSVPANGQQANSQSESRARRGAPPGPAPEQLCTLFPSDEGLTIDLKNFRKPGEKTFTQRSRLFVGNLPPDITEEEMRKLFEKYGKAGEVFIHKDKGFGFIRLETRTLAEIAKVELDNMPLRGKQLRVRFACHSASLTVRNLPQFVSNELLEEAFSVFGQVERAVVIVDDRGRSSGKGIVEFSGKPAARKALDRCSDGSFLLTTFPRPVTVEPMDQYDDEEGLPEKLVIKNQQYHKEREQPPRFAQPGSFEYEYAMRWKALIEMEKQQQEQVDRNIKEAREKLEMEMEAARHEHQVMLMRQDLMRRQEELRRMEELHNQEVQKRKQLELRQEEERRRREEEMRRQQEEMMRRQQEGFKGNFADAREPPDMRMGQMGMGGTIGMNNRGAMGGTNVPAAAPPATGPGAMIPDGAMGMQGTGLRDGANRVPVCLTTCYAARET, from the exons ATGCAGGGCAACAAGGGCTTCAACATGGAGAAGCAGAACCACGCTCCGCGGAAGCAGCACCAACACCAGCAGCACCCGCCGCCCTCCGTTCCCGCCAACGGGCAGCAGGCTAACAGCCAGAGTGAGTCCCGGGCCCGCCGCGGGGCCCCGCCCGGTCCCGCTCCGG AGCAGCTGTGTACCTTATTCCCCTCAGATGAAGGCCTGACTATTGACCTGAAGAATTTCCGGAAACCCGGTGAAAAGACCTTCACTCAAAGAAGCCGCCTGTTTGTGGGGAATCTGCCCCCAGATATTACAGAGGAAGAGATGAGAAAGTTATTTGAGAAGTATGGCAAGGCAGGTGAAGTCTTCATACACAAGGACAAAGGCTTCGGCTTTATCAGGCTG GAAACTCGCACTCTGGCAGAGATTGCAAAAGTGGAACTAGACAACATGCCTCTACGTGGGAAGCAGCTAAGAGTGCGTTTTGCATGCCACAGCGCATCGCTGACAGTCAGGAACCTGCCTCAGTTTGTGTCCAATGAGCTCCTGGAGGAAGCCTTCTCGGTGTTTGGCCAGGTGGAAAGGGCTGTGGTTATTGTGGATGACAGAGGCCGATCCTCTGGGAAAGGCATTGTGGAGTTCTCAGGGAAGCCTGCTGCTAGGAAAGCCCTGGATAGATGTAGTGATGGGTCTTTCCTGCTAACTAC attcCCTCGGCCTGTCACTGTGGAGCCCATGGATCAGTATGATGATGAAGAGGGACTACCAGAGAAACTAGTCATCAAAAACCAGCAATATCACAA GGAGCGTGAGCAGCCTCCTCGATTTGCACAGCCTGGCAGCTTTGAGTACGAATATGCCATGCGTTGGAAGGCTctaatagaaatggaaaagcagcagcaagaacaagTAGACCGCAACATCAAGGAAGCTCGAGAGAagctggaaatggaaatggaagcaGCTCGCCATGAGCACCAAGTTATGCTCATGCGGCAAG ATCTAATGAGACGCCAGGAAGAGCTGAGGAGAATGGAGGAATTGCATAACCAGGAAGTACAAAAACGTAAACAGTTGGAACTCAG GCAAGAGGAAGAGCGCAGGCGCCGTGAAGAGGAAAtgagaaggcagcaagaagagatGATGAGACGCCAGCAGGAAGGCTTCAAAGGGAATTTTGCTGATGCG AGGGAGCCACCAGACATGCGAATGGGACAGATGGGTATGGGAG gtacCATTGGCATGAACAATAGAGGAGCTATGGGTGGTACCAATGTCCCAGCTGCTGCACCTCCTGCAACTGGTCCTGGAGCTATGATACCTGACGGAGCCATGGGAATG
- the NONO gene encoding non-POU domain-containing octamer-binding protein isoform X5, protein MQGNKGFNMEKQNHAPRKQHQHQQHPPPSVPANGQQANSQNEGLTIDLKNFRKPGEKTFTQRSRLFVGNLPPDITEEEMRKLFEKYGKAGEVFIHKDKGFGFIRLETRTLAEIAKVELDNMPLRGKQLRVRFACHSASLTVRNLPQFVSNELLEEAFSVFGQVERAVVIVDDRGRSSGKGIVEFSGKPAARKALDRCSDGSFLLTTFPRPVTVEPMDQYDDEEGLPEKLVIKNQQYHKEREQPPRFAQPGSFEYEYAMRWKALIEMEKQQQEQVDRNIKEAREKLEMEMEAARHEHQVMLMRQDLMRRQEELRRMEELHNQEVQKRKQLELRQEEERRRREEEMRRQQEEMMRRQQEGFKGNFADAREPPDMRMGQMGMGGTIGMNNRGAMGGTNVPAAAPPATGPGAMIPDGAMGMTPPPPADRFGQGGAMEGLGAMGGNPPAFNRGNPGGDFGPNKRRRY, encoded by the exons ATGCAGGGCAACAAGGGCTTCAACATGGAGAAGCAGAACCACGCTCCGCGGAAGCAGCACCAACACCAGCAGCACCCGCCGCCCTCCGTTCCCGCCAACGGGCAGCAGGCTAACAGCCAGA ATGAAGGCCTGACTATTGACCTGAAGAATTTCCGGAAACCCGGTGAAAAGACCTTCACTCAAAGAAGCCGCCTGTTTGTGGGGAATCTGCCCCCAGATATTACAGAGGAAGAGATGAGAAAGTTATTTGAGAAGTATGGCAAGGCAGGTGAAGTCTTCATACACAAGGACAAAGGCTTCGGCTTTATCAGGCTG GAAACTCGCACTCTGGCAGAGATTGCAAAAGTGGAACTAGACAACATGCCTCTACGTGGGAAGCAGCTAAGAGTGCGTTTTGCATGCCACAGCGCATCGCTGACAGTCAGGAACCTGCCTCAGTTTGTGTCCAATGAGCTCCTGGAGGAAGCCTTCTCGGTGTTTGGCCAGGTGGAAAGGGCTGTGGTTATTGTGGATGACAGAGGCCGATCCTCTGGGAAAGGCATTGTGGAGTTCTCAGGGAAGCCTGCTGCTAGGAAAGCCCTGGATAGATGTAGTGATGGGTCTTTCCTGCTAACTAC attcCCTCGGCCTGTCACTGTGGAGCCCATGGATCAGTATGATGATGAAGAGGGACTACCAGAGAAACTAGTCATCAAAAACCAGCAATATCACAA GGAGCGTGAGCAGCCTCCTCGATTTGCACAGCCTGGCAGCTTTGAGTACGAATATGCCATGCGTTGGAAGGCTctaatagaaatggaaaagcagcagcaagaacaagTAGACCGCAACATCAAGGAAGCTCGAGAGAagctggaaatggaaatggaagcaGCTCGCCATGAGCACCAAGTTATGCTCATGCGGCAAG ATCTAATGAGACGCCAGGAAGAGCTGAGGAGAATGGAGGAATTGCATAACCAGGAAGTACAAAAACGTAAACAGTTGGAACTCAG GCAAGAGGAAGAGCGCAGGCGCCGTGAAGAGGAAAtgagaaggcagcaagaagagatGATGAGACGCCAGCAGGAAGGCTTCAAAGGGAATTTTGCTGATGCG AGGGAGCCACCAGACATGCGAATGGGACAGATGGGTATGGGAG gtacCATTGGCATGAACAATAGAGGAGCTATGGGTGGTACCAATGTCCCAGCTGCTGCACCTCCTGCAACTGGTCCTGGAGCTATGATACCTGACGGAGCCATGGGAATG
- the NONO gene encoding non-POU domain-containing octamer-binding protein isoform X6: protein MQGNKGFNMEKQNHAPRKQHQHQQHPPPSVPANGQQANSQSESRARRGAPPGPAPDEGLTIDLKNFRKPGEKTFTQRSRLFVGNLPPDITEEEMRKLFEKYGKAGEVFIHKDKGFGFIRLETRTLAEIAKVELDNMPLRGKQLRVRFACHSASLTVRNLPQFVSNELLEEAFSVFGQVERAVVIVDDRGRSSGKGIVEFSGKPAARKALDRCSDGSFLLTTFPRPVTVEPMDQYDDEEGLPEKLVIKNQQYHKEREQPPRFAQPGSFEYEYAMRWKALIEMEKQQQEQVDRNIKEAREKLEMEMEAARHEHQVMLMRQDLMRRQEELRRMEELHNQEVQKRKQLELRQEEERRRREEEMRRQQEEMMRRQQEGFKGNFADAREPPDMRMGQMGMGGTIGMNNRGAMGGTNVPAAAPPATGPGAMIPDGAMGMQGTGLRDGANRVPVCLTTCYAARET, encoded by the exons ATGCAGGGCAACAAGGGCTTCAACATGGAGAAGCAGAACCACGCTCCGCGGAAGCAGCACCAACACCAGCAGCACCCGCCGCCCTCCGTTCCCGCCAACGGGCAGCAGGCTAACAGCCAGAGTGAGTCCCGGGCCCGCCGCGGGGCCCCGCCCGGTCCCGCTCCGG ATGAAGGCCTGACTATTGACCTGAAGAATTTCCGGAAACCCGGTGAAAAGACCTTCACTCAAAGAAGCCGCCTGTTTGTGGGGAATCTGCCCCCAGATATTACAGAGGAAGAGATGAGAAAGTTATTTGAGAAGTATGGCAAGGCAGGTGAAGTCTTCATACACAAGGACAAAGGCTTCGGCTTTATCAGGCTG GAAACTCGCACTCTGGCAGAGATTGCAAAAGTGGAACTAGACAACATGCCTCTACGTGGGAAGCAGCTAAGAGTGCGTTTTGCATGCCACAGCGCATCGCTGACAGTCAGGAACCTGCCTCAGTTTGTGTCCAATGAGCTCCTGGAGGAAGCCTTCTCGGTGTTTGGCCAGGTGGAAAGGGCTGTGGTTATTGTGGATGACAGAGGCCGATCCTCTGGGAAAGGCATTGTGGAGTTCTCAGGGAAGCCTGCTGCTAGGAAAGCCCTGGATAGATGTAGTGATGGGTCTTTCCTGCTAACTAC attcCCTCGGCCTGTCACTGTGGAGCCCATGGATCAGTATGATGATGAAGAGGGACTACCAGAGAAACTAGTCATCAAAAACCAGCAATATCACAA GGAGCGTGAGCAGCCTCCTCGATTTGCACAGCCTGGCAGCTTTGAGTACGAATATGCCATGCGTTGGAAGGCTctaatagaaatggaaaagcagcagcaagaacaagTAGACCGCAACATCAAGGAAGCTCGAGAGAagctggaaatggaaatggaagcaGCTCGCCATGAGCACCAAGTTATGCTCATGCGGCAAG ATCTAATGAGACGCCAGGAAGAGCTGAGGAGAATGGAGGAATTGCATAACCAGGAAGTACAAAAACGTAAACAGTTGGAACTCAG GCAAGAGGAAGAGCGCAGGCGCCGTGAAGAGGAAAtgagaaggcagcaagaagagatGATGAGACGCCAGCAGGAAGGCTTCAAAGGGAATTTTGCTGATGCG AGGGAGCCACCAGACATGCGAATGGGACAGATGGGTATGGGAG gtacCATTGGCATGAACAATAGAGGAGCTATGGGTGGTACCAATGTCCCAGCTGCTGCACCTCCTGCAACTGGTCCTGGAGCTATGATACCTGACGGAGCCATGGGAATG
- the NONO gene encoding non-POU domain-containing octamer-binding protein isoform X7, producing the protein MQGNKGFNMEKQNHAPRKQHQHQQHPPPSVPANGQQANSQNEGLTIDLKNFRKPGEKTFTQRSRLFVGNLPPDITEEEMRKLFEKYGKAGEVFIHKDKGFGFIRLETRTLAEIAKVELDNMPLRGKQLRVRFACHSASLTVRNLPQFVSNELLEEAFSVFGQVERAVVIVDDRGRSSGKGIVEFSGKPAARKALDRCSDGSFLLTTFPRPVTVEPMDQYDDEEGLPEKLVIKNQQYHKEREQPPRFAQPGSFEYEYAMRWKALIEMEKQQQEQVDRNIKEAREKLEMEMEAARHEHQVMLMRQDLMRRQEELRRMEELHNQEVQKRKQLELRQEEERRRREEEMRRQQEEMMRRQQEGFKGNFADAREPPDMRMGQMGMGGTIGMNNRGAMGGTNVPAAAPPATGPGAMIPDGAMGMQGTGLRDGANRVPVCLTTCYAARET; encoded by the exons ATGCAGGGCAACAAGGGCTTCAACATGGAGAAGCAGAACCACGCTCCGCGGAAGCAGCACCAACACCAGCAGCACCCGCCGCCCTCCGTTCCCGCCAACGGGCAGCAGGCTAACAGCCAGA ATGAAGGCCTGACTATTGACCTGAAGAATTTCCGGAAACCCGGTGAAAAGACCTTCACTCAAAGAAGCCGCCTGTTTGTGGGGAATCTGCCCCCAGATATTACAGAGGAAGAGATGAGAAAGTTATTTGAGAAGTATGGCAAGGCAGGTGAAGTCTTCATACACAAGGACAAAGGCTTCGGCTTTATCAGGCTG GAAACTCGCACTCTGGCAGAGATTGCAAAAGTGGAACTAGACAACATGCCTCTACGTGGGAAGCAGCTAAGAGTGCGTTTTGCATGCCACAGCGCATCGCTGACAGTCAGGAACCTGCCTCAGTTTGTGTCCAATGAGCTCCTGGAGGAAGCCTTCTCGGTGTTTGGCCAGGTGGAAAGGGCTGTGGTTATTGTGGATGACAGAGGCCGATCCTCTGGGAAAGGCATTGTGGAGTTCTCAGGGAAGCCTGCTGCTAGGAAAGCCCTGGATAGATGTAGTGATGGGTCTTTCCTGCTAACTAC attcCCTCGGCCTGTCACTGTGGAGCCCATGGATCAGTATGATGATGAAGAGGGACTACCAGAGAAACTAGTCATCAAAAACCAGCAATATCACAA GGAGCGTGAGCAGCCTCCTCGATTTGCACAGCCTGGCAGCTTTGAGTACGAATATGCCATGCGTTGGAAGGCTctaatagaaatggaaaagcagcagcaagaacaagTAGACCGCAACATCAAGGAAGCTCGAGAGAagctggaaatggaaatggaagcaGCTCGCCATGAGCACCAAGTTATGCTCATGCGGCAAG ATCTAATGAGACGCCAGGAAGAGCTGAGGAGAATGGAGGAATTGCATAACCAGGAAGTACAAAAACGTAAACAGTTGGAACTCAG GCAAGAGGAAGAGCGCAGGCGCCGTGAAGAGGAAAtgagaaggcagcaagaagagatGATGAGACGCCAGCAGGAAGGCTTCAAAGGGAATTTTGCTGATGCG AGGGAGCCACCAGACATGCGAATGGGACAGATGGGTATGGGAG gtacCATTGGCATGAACAATAGAGGAGCTATGGGTGGTACCAATGTCCCAGCTGCTGCACCTCCTGCAACTGGTCCTGGAGCTATGATACCTGACGGAGCCATGGGAATG
- the NONO gene encoding non-POU domain-containing octamer-binding protein isoform X1: MQGNKGFNMEKQNHAPRKQHQHQQHPPPSVPANGQQANSQSESRARRGAPPGPAPEQLCTLFPSDEGLTIDLKNFRKPGEKTFTQRSRLFVGNLPPDITEEEMRKLFEKYGKAGEVFIHKDKGFGFIRLETRTLAEIAKVELDNMPLRGKQLRVRFACHSASLTVRNLPQFVSNELLEEAFSVFGQVERAVVIVDDRGRSSGKGIVEFSGKPAARKALDRCSDGSFLLTTFPRPVTVEPMDQYDDEEGLPEKLVIKNQQYHKEREQPPRFAQPGSFEYEYAMRWKALIEMEKQQQEQVDRNIKEAREKLEMEMEAARHEHQVMLMRQDLMRRQEELRRMEELHNQEVQKRKQLELRQEEERRRREEEMRRQQEEMMRRQQEGFKGNFADAREPPDMRMGQMGMGGTIGMNNRGAMGGTNVPAAAPPATGPGAMIPDGAMGMTPPPPADRFGQGGAMEGLGAMGGNPPAFNRGNPGGDFGPNKRRRY; this comes from the exons ATGCAGGGCAACAAGGGCTTCAACATGGAGAAGCAGAACCACGCTCCGCGGAAGCAGCACCAACACCAGCAGCACCCGCCGCCCTCCGTTCCCGCCAACGGGCAGCAGGCTAACAGCCAGAGTGAGTCCCGGGCCCGCCGCGGGGCCCCGCCCGGTCCCGCTCCGG AGCAGCTGTGTACCTTATTCCCCTCAGATGAAGGCCTGACTATTGACCTGAAGAATTTCCGGAAACCCGGTGAAAAGACCTTCACTCAAAGAAGCCGCCTGTTTGTGGGGAATCTGCCCCCAGATATTACAGAGGAAGAGATGAGAAAGTTATTTGAGAAGTATGGCAAGGCAGGTGAAGTCTTCATACACAAGGACAAAGGCTTCGGCTTTATCAGGCTG GAAACTCGCACTCTGGCAGAGATTGCAAAAGTGGAACTAGACAACATGCCTCTACGTGGGAAGCAGCTAAGAGTGCGTTTTGCATGCCACAGCGCATCGCTGACAGTCAGGAACCTGCCTCAGTTTGTGTCCAATGAGCTCCTGGAGGAAGCCTTCTCGGTGTTTGGCCAGGTGGAAAGGGCTGTGGTTATTGTGGATGACAGAGGCCGATCCTCTGGGAAAGGCATTGTGGAGTTCTCAGGGAAGCCTGCTGCTAGGAAAGCCCTGGATAGATGTAGTGATGGGTCTTTCCTGCTAACTAC attcCCTCGGCCTGTCACTGTGGAGCCCATGGATCAGTATGATGATGAAGAGGGACTACCAGAGAAACTAGTCATCAAAAACCAGCAATATCACAA GGAGCGTGAGCAGCCTCCTCGATTTGCACAGCCTGGCAGCTTTGAGTACGAATATGCCATGCGTTGGAAGGCTctaatagaaatggaaaagcagcagcaagaacaagTAGACCGCAACATCAAGGAAGCTCGAGAGAagctggaaatggaaatggaagcaGCTCGCCATGAGCACCAAGTTATGCTCATGCGGCAAG ATCTAATGAGACGCCAGGAAGAGCTGAGGAGAATGGAGGAATTGCATAACCAGGAAGTACAAAAACGTAAACAGTTGGAACTCAG GCAAGAGGAAGAGCGCAGGCGCCGTGAAGAGGAAAtgagaaggcagcaagaagagatGATGAGACGCCAGCAGGAAGGCTTCAAAGGGAATTTTGCTGATGCG AGGGAGCCACCAGACATGCGAATGGGACAGATGGGTATGGGAG gtacCATTGGCATGAACAATAGAGGAGCTATGGGTGGTACCAATGTCCCAGCTGCTGCACCTCCTGCAACTGGTCCTGGAGCTATGATACCTGACGGAGCCATGGGAATG
- the NONO gene encoding non-POU domain-containing octamer-binding protein isoform X3 — MQGNKGFNMEKQNHAPRKQHQHQQHPPPSVPANGQQANSQKQLCTLFPSDEGLTIDLKNFRKPGEKTFTQRSRLFVGNLPPDITEEEMRKLFEKYGKAGEVFIHKDKGFGFIRLETRTLAEIAKVELDNMPLRGKQLRVRFACHSASLTVRNLPQFVSNELLEEAFSVFGQVERAVVIVDDRGRSSGKGIVEFSGKPAARKALDRCSDGSFLLTTFPRPVTVEPMDQYDDEEGLPEKLVIKNQQYHKEREQPPRFAQPGSFEYEYAMRWKALIEMEKQQQEQVDRNIKEAREKLEMEMEAARHEHQVMLMRQDLMRRQEELRRMEELHNQEVQKRKQLELRQEEERRRREEEMRRQQEEMMRRQQEGFKGNFADAREPPDMRMGQMGMGGTIGMNNRGAMGGTNVPAAAPPATGPGAMIPDGAMGMTPPPPADRFGQGGAMEGLGAMGGNPPAFNRGNPGGDFGPNKRRRY, encoded by the exons ATGCAGGGCAACAAGGGCTTCAACATGGAGAAGCAGAACCACGCTCCGCGGAAGCAGCACCAACACCAGCAGCACCCGCCGCCCTCCGTTCCCGCCAACGGGCAGCAGGCTAACAGCCAGA AGCAGCTGTGTACCTTATTCCCCTCAGATGAAGGCCTGACTATTGACCTGAAGAATTTCCGGAAACCCGGTGAAAAGACCTTCACTCAAAGAAGCCGCCTGTTTGTGGGGAATCTGCCCCCAGATATTACAGAGGAAGAGATGAGAAAGTTATTTGAGAAGTATGGCAAGGCAGGTGAAGTCTTCATACACAAGGACAAAGGCTTCGGCTTTATCAGGCTG GAAACTCGCACTCTGGCAGAGATTGCAAAAGTGGAACTAGACAACATGCCTCTACGTGGGAAGCAGCTAAGAGTGCGTTTTGCATGCCACAGCGCATCGCTGACAGTCAGGAACCTGCCTCAGTTTGTGTCCAATGAGCTCCTGGAGGAAGCCTTCTCGGTGTTTGGCCAGGTGGAAAGGGCTGTGGTTATTGTGGATGACAGAGGCCGATCCTCTGGGAAAGGCATTGTGGAGTTCTCAGGGAAGCCTGCTGCTAGGAAAGCCCTGGATAGATGTAGTGATGGGTCTTTCCTGCTAACTAC attcCCTCGGCCTGTCACTGTGGAGCCCATGGATCAGTATGATGATGAAGAGGGACTACCAGAGAAACTAGTCATCAAAAACCAGCAATATCACAA GGAGCGTGAGCAGCCTCCTCGATTTGCACAGCCTGGCAGCTTTGAGTACGAATATGCCATGCGTTGGAAGGCTctaatagaaatggaaaagcagcagcaagaacaagTAGACCGCAACATCAAGGAAGCTCGAGAGAagctggaaatggaaatggaagcaGCTCGCCATGAGCACCAAGTTATGCTCATGCGGCAAG ATCTAATGAGACGCCAGGAAGAGCTGAGGAGAATGGAGGAATTGCATAACCAGGAAGTACAAAAACGTAAACAGTTGGAACTCAG GCAAGAGGAAGAGCGCAGGCGCCGTGAAGAGGAAAtgagaaggcagcaagaagagatGATGAGACGCCAGCAGGAAGGCTTCAAAGGGAATTTTGCTGATGCG AGGGAGCCACCAGACATGCGAATGGGACAGATGGGTATGGGAG gtacCATTGGCATGAACAATAGAGGAGCTATGGGTGGTACCAATGTCCCAGCTGCTGCACCTCCTGCAACTGGTCCTGGAGCTATGATACCTGACGGAGCCATGGGAATG